A single genomic interval of Oreochromis aureus strain Israel breed Guangdong linkage group 12, ZZ_aureus, whole genome shotgun sequence harbors:
- the abhd17b gene encoding alpha/beta hydrolase domain-containing protein 17B, which produces MNHLSLSELCCLFCCPPCPSKIASKLAFLPPEPTYSLMCDDSGSRWTLHLSERADWQYSAREKEAVECFMTRTSRGNRIACMFVRCSPSARYTLLFSHGNAVDLGQMSSFYIGLGSRINCNVFSYDYSGYGASSGKPSEKNLYADVDAAWQALRSRYGIRPENVIVYGQSIGTVPSVDLASRYETAAVILHSPLTSGMRVAFPDTKKTYCFDAFPNIDKISKVTSPVLVIHGTEDEVIDFSHGLALYERCQRPVEPLWVEGAGHNDVELYGQYLERLKQFVAHELVNL; this is translated from the exons ATGAACCACTTATCGCTCAGTGAGCTATGTTGCCTGTTCTGCTGTCCACCGTGCCCCAGCAAGATCGCCTCAAAGCTGGCCTTCCTACCCCCTGAGCCGACCTACAGCCTCATGTGTGATGACAGTGGCAGTCGATGGACGCTGCACCTCTCCGAGCGTGCCGACTGGCAATACTCGGCCCGTGAGAAGGAGGCCGTCGAGTGTTTCATGACACGCACCTCAAGAGGGAACCGCATTGCCTGCATGTTTGTCCGCTGCTCACCCAGCGCCCGGTATACTCTGTTATTCTCCCACGGTAATGCAGTGGACTTGGGCCAGATGAGCAGCTTCTACATTGGCCTCGGTTCACGGATCAACTGCAACGTTTTTTCCTACGACTACTCTGGTTATGGGGCCAGCTCTGGGAAACCCTCAGAGAAGAACCTGTACGCTGATGTAGATGCTGCCTGGCAGGCGCTCCGATCACG GTATGGCATCCGTCCAGAGAATGTGATCGTGTATGGTCAGAGCATTGGCACCGTGCCCTCTGTAGACCTGGCTTCTCGCTATGAGACTGCTGCAGTCATCCTCCACTCCCCGCTCACCTCTGGCATGAGAGTGGCTTTCCCTGACACCAAGAAGACGTACTGCTTTGATGCCTTCCCAAA CATCGACAAGATTTCCAAGGTAACATCACCAGTACTCGTGATCCACGGTACAGAAGACGAGGTCATTGATTTCTCCCATGGGCTGGCACTATATGAACGCTGTCAGCGCCCAGTGGAGCCGCTCTGGGTAGAAGGGGCCGGCCACAATGACGTGGAGCTCTATGGACAGTACCTGGAGAGACTGAAGCAGTTTGTTGCACACGAGCTAGTCAACTTGTAA